From the Astatotilapia calliptera chromosome 6, fAstCal1.2, whole genome shotgun sequence genome, one window contains:
- the ccdc175 gene encoding cingulin, translated as MASSLVPDFSSVMVVLERLKELDEYLKEEEVPFAPEASLHLMEITTAVSELEADRRAAREHLEVESIENSKLRHQISNMRERMSKEIMADVAAARASNAEEIQQLCKDLSAVSQLQEEATKMQESLLSQNKSLYLERDQAKANHDTIMATLNDLLSLKYSSQMQLNMTWENIEELKSCIAGVEQDRLTLEQNMKLERQASSVKRNDLLEEVSNVEEQTEQQNHLNRSSRRELDSITNKKDKAQGRLDELMDELGKVENNIHRLNVSRHHHEEQLEGEVQKQRELRQQRDLLKEELHELEEAFSLTVQNLQEEIVTMDSKIKEGRASKQHLEAALTQVCEVFKHRHTKENLVRAEHQQISKQLEWSRLQLEERIASIIKHGREIKEMEKQVKELKETDVINKRLVERNQEELRSNMDAGEKNVGWLQEEKEQLLQLLKEAKRKQEEHIEKMTSDISSTQRRYEELLQKKEALLRQEPKTTDASLLMRHVTRSKEEYERIESRQRQELQQLTTDVDKVAQSVKEKQREVEEKEKILKKVEAEWSDEQNRHHRLEELLNELRKRRSEMELSIQALKEKTSELLQPKEEMKAELEGLQTCHINTLHRQASELRAVEVGIYDCGVKLEQVTMENSRLQFHISQMTEDIETAKLETHKYWQEAQKFRQDTEALWESLQQAWAEDLMLTQDHESSEGVLFMSISSLLDHLKNRKQQLGNISTLLHQQMLDFSKRLGDKTTAKLCS; from the coding sequence ATGGCTTCTTCACTGGTGCCCGACTTTTCATCGGTTATGGTGGTTCTGGAGCGTTTAAAGGAGCTGGACGAATACCTGAAAGAGGAGGAGGTACCGTTCGCACCTGAGGCCAGCCTCCACCTGATGGAGATAACGACTGCTGTCAGCGAGCTGGAGGCAGACAGGCGTGCTGCTCGTGAACACTTGGAAGTGGAAAGCATAGAAAACAGCAAACTGAGACACCAGATCAGCAACATGCGTGAACGAATGAGCAAGGAGATCATGGCTGATGTAGCAGCGGCGCGAGCATCAAATGCCGAGGAGATCCAGCAACTGTGCAAAGATCTCAGTGCAGTCTCTCAGCTCCAAGAAGAAGCTACGAAAATGCAGGAATCCCTTCTCAGCCAAAACAAGTCCCTGTACCTGGAGCGGGATCAGGCGAAGGCTAACCATGATACCATCATGGCTACTCTGAATGATCTACTTTCCCTAAAGTACAGCTCACAGATGCAGCTGAACATGACGTGGGAGAATATAGAGGAGCTGAAGTCCTGCATTGCCGGCGTCGAGCAGGACAGATTAACCCTGGAGCAGAACATGAAGCTGGAGAGACAAGCCTCCTCCGTGAAAAGAAATGACCTCTTGGAAGAGGTGAGCAATGTTGAGGAGCAGACAGAGCAGCAAAACCACCTGAACAGGAGTAGCAGAAGAGAGCTGGATAGCATTACCAACAAGAAAGACAAAGCCCAGGGACGGCTGGATGAGCTGATGGATGAGTTGGGTAAGGTCGAGAACAACATACACAGACTGAATGTGTCACGGCACCATCATGAGGAGCAGCTGGAAGGGGAAGTCCAAAAGCAACGGGAGCTGAGGCAACAGAGGGATCTGCTGAAGGAGGAACTGCATGAGTTGGAGGAAGCCTTCAGCCTCACTGTGCAGAACTTGCAAGAGGAAATTGTCACAATGGACAGTAAAATAAAGGAGGGCAGAGCATCAAAACAGCATTTAGAGGCAGCCCTGACTCAGGTCTGTGAGGTGTTCAAGCATCGGCACACTAAAGAGAACTTGGTCAGGGCTGAGCATCAGCAGATCTCCAAGCAGCTGGAGTGGTCCAGGCTGCAACTGGAGGAGCGTATTGCCTCCATCATAAAGCATGGCAGGGAGATCAAAGAGATGGAGAAGCAGGTCAAAGAGCTCAAGGAAACTGATGTAATTAACAAGCGTCTCGTTGAGAGGAATCAGGAAGAGCTACGCAGCAATATGGATGCAGGAGAAAAGAATGTGGGCTGGCTTCAGGAGGAGAAAGAGCAACTCCTGCAGCTCCTGAAGGAGGCAAAGAGGAAACAGGAGGAGCATATTGAGAAAATGACATCTGACATTAGTAGTACCCAGAGAAGATATGAGGAGCTGCTTCAAAAAAAAGAAGCGCTCCTGAGGCAGGAGCCCAAGACCACTGATGCCAGCCTCCTGATGAGGCATGTGACCCGGTCCAAGGAGGAGTACGAAAGAATCGAGAGCCGGCAGCGCCAGGAGTTACAGCAGCTCACCACTGACGTCGACAAGGTTGCTCAGAGTGTTAAGGAGAAGCAgagggaggtggaggagaaggAAAAGATTCTGAAGAAGGTGGAGGCCGAGTGGAGCGATGAGCAGAACAGGCACCACAGGCTGGAAGAGCTTCTCAATgagctgaggaagaggaggagtgagATGGAGCTTTCAATTCAGGCACTGAAGGAGAAAACCAGTGaactccttcagcccaaagaggaAATGAAGGCTGAGCTGGAGGGGCTGCAAACGTGCCACATCAACACGCTCCACAGACAGGCATCTGAGCTGAGAGCCGTGGAGGTGGGCATCTACGACTGTGGTGTGAAACTGGAGCAAGTCACCATGGAGAACAGCAGGCTGCAGTTCCATATCAGTCAGATGACGGAGGACATCGAAACAGCCAAACTGGAGACGCACAAATACTGGCAGGAGGCTCAGAAGTTCAGGCAAGACACAGAGGCATTATGGGAAAGCTTACAGCAAGCCTGGGCGGAGGATTTAATGTTAACCCAGGACCACGAGAGCAGTGAAGGCGTCCTGTTCATGTCGATTAGTTCTCTGCTTGACCATCTGAAGAATCGGAAACAGCAGTTAGGAAACATTAGCACGCTCCTTCACCAACAAATGCTCGACTTCAGCAAACGACTGGGAGACAAGACCACAGCGAAACTATGCAGCTGA